A region of Polyangiaceae bacterium DNA encodes the following proteins:
- a CDS encoding aminotransferase class V-fold PLP-dependent enzyme, with the protein MPRQGSLLDLDPETRAALWRQVAELLEAHQTRLSEDAGAAIVPISAAMSLERLLDGTPREPDAVVAEVAGALELGIVHPDHPRYFGLFNPAPAALAVVADALVSGFNPQLATRGHAPWPVAVEDCLIAAFGARFGWTAGSTRGAFTSGGGEANMTAVACALDAAFPDFGERGARSLAGEPCLYVSAEGHATVTRAARLAGLGARAVRTIPADARQRMKPDALREAIAQDRARGALPFLVVATAGTTGSGAIDPIGEIAAIAGREGCWLHVDAAWGGLAALVPELRGALEGIARADSITFDAHKVLSAPIGTGAFLTRRDGVLERVFADRTGYMPRDGASDPYARSMQWSRRFLGLRVLLPLLAIGWDGYAESLRRQVALAERLRARLRERGWQLVNDTPLPIVCFVDASDGAERADGRFLDAVARATIASAGGWLSVPRFANGARALRACVNNHRTEALDIDRLVDALEAARADARSGAA; encoded by the coding sequence ATGCCTCGACAGGGCTCGCTCCTGGACCTCGACCCCGAGACGCGGGCGGCGCTCTGGCGCCAGGTCGCCGAGCTGCTCGAGGCGCACCAGACTCGGCTGAGCGAGGACGCCGGGGCTGCGATCGTGCCGATCTCGGCGGCGATGTCATTGGAGCGCCTCCTCGACGGGACGCCACGCGAGCCGGACGCCGTGGTCGCCGAGGTCGCCGGGGCCCTGGAGCTCGGGATCGTCCATCCGGACCATCCGCGCTACTTCGGGCTGTTCAACCCCGCGCCAGCCGCGCTCGCCGTGGTCGCGGACGCGCTGGTGTCCGGGTTCAACCCTCAGCTCGCGACGCGAGGTCACGCGCCCTGGCCCGTCGCGGTCGAGGACTGCTTGATCGCAGCCTTCGGCGCGCGCTTCGGCTGGACTGCGGGCTCGACCCGAGGCGCATTCACCTCCGGCGGGGGCGAGGCCAACATGACCGCCGTCGCCTGCGCGCTGGACGCAGCGTTCCCGGACTTCGGCGAGCGCGGCGCGCGCTCGCTCGCCGGCGAGCCCTGTCTGTACGTGTCCGCCGAGGGTCACGCGACCGTCACCCGGGCCGCGCGCCTGGCAGGGCTCGGCGCTCGGGCCGTCAGGACCATCCCCGCCGATGCACGCCAGCGCATGAAACCGGACGCGCTGCGCGAGGCCATCGCCCAGGATCGCGCGCGCGGCGCCTTGCCGTTCCTGGTGGTGGCGACCGCGGGCACGACCGGCTCCGGCGCCATCGATCCGATCGGCGAGATCGCCGCGATCGCCGGGCGCGAGGGCTGTTGGCTGCACGTGGACGCGGCCTGGGGGGGACTGGCGGCGCTGGTCCCCGAGCTCCGCGGGGCACTCGAAGGCATCGCACGCGCCGACTCGATCACCTTCGACGCGCACAAGGTCCTGTCGGCGCCGATCGGCACCGGCGCGTTCCTCACGCGGCGAGACGGCGTCCTCGAGCGCGTGTTCGCGGATCGAACCGGCTACATGCCGCGGGACGGAGCCAGCGACCCCTACGCGCGCTCGATGCAGTGGTCGCGCCGCTTCCTCGGGCTCCGAGTGCTCCTGCCGCTGCTCGCGATCGGCTGGGACGGCTACGCCGAGTCGCTCCGCCGCCAGGTCGCGCTCGCCGAGCGGCTCCGCGCGCGGCTCCGCGAACGCGGCTGGCAACTCGTCAACGACACCCCGCTGCCGATCGTGTGCTTCGTGGACGCCTCTGACGGAGCAGAGCGCGCGGACGGGCGCTTCCTGGACGCTGTCGCGCGCGCGACGATCGCCAGCGCCGGGGGCTGGCTCTCGGTACCGCGCTTCGCGAACGGCGCCCGCGCCCTCCGCGCCTGCGTGAACAACCACCGCACCGAGGCGCTGGACATCGATCGGTTGGTGGACGCTCTGGAAGCTGCACGCGCAGACGCGCGCTCGGGTGCAGCGTGA
- a CDS encoding acetoacetate decarboxylase family protein, with amino-acid sequence MATQLPIVYRRARAWVLAVSAPSRELRGLLPDRRLRPVEVRPGRGVLAAALFDYQDTSIGPYREAALSVPCRWERSTRVPLLPLLAERYLDDVGHWVALLPVTTQVADEAGRTIWGYPKFVGEIDIEERGDRVRCNVSDAGERVFGFEVERPGPSRPMRFPLRTYSLLDDEIHFTEIDVDALGSRRMIGARGSLSLSTHRRLAGLPPAERFGRRPLEARWFDEYRLELDRASTRYRLKRH; translated from the coding sequence ATGGCCACCCAGCTTCCCATCGTCTACCGCCGCGCGCGGGCCTGGGTCCTCGCCGTGTCTGCGCCGAGCCGCGAGCTTCGCGGGCTCTTGCCCGACCGCCGGCTCCGGCCCGTCGAGGTCCGGCCGGGGCGCGGCGTCTTGGCCGCAGCGCTCTTCGACTACCAGGACACGAGCATCGGCCCGTATCGAGAGGCCGCGCTCTCGGTCCCCTGTCGCTGGGAGCGCTCGACCCGTGTCCCGCTCTTGCCGCTCTTGGCGGAGCGGTACCTCGACGACGTCGGGCACTGGGTGGCGCTCTTGCCCGTCACGACGCAGGTGGCGGACGAGGCGGGTCGGACCATCTGGGGCTACCCGAAGTTCGTGGGCGAGATCGACATCGAGGAGCGCGGCGACCGCGTGCGCTGCAACGTCTCCGACGCCGGCGAGCGGGTCTTCGGCTTCGAGGTCGAGCGTCCCGGACCATCGCGTCCGATGCGCTTCCCGCTTCGCACCTACTCGCTGCTCGACGACGAGATCCACTTCACCGAGATCGACGTGGACGCCCTGGGCTCGCGACGCATGATCGGCGCGCGGGGTTCCCTCTCGCTGTCGACGCACCGACGCCTGGCCGGACTGCCGCCCGCCGAGCGGTTCGGGCGGCGACCGCTCGAGGCCCGCTGGTTCGACGAATATCGCTTGGAGCTCGACCGAGCGAGCACGCGCTACCGCCTGAAGCGCCATTGA
- a CDS encoding DUF455 family protein, with protein sequence MSAEPPRAGSVERWAWDYVLSTSLDEKLAPATPPETWEPAPPARRIDAPGRPAELRVVARAEKKRGLGTPRGRAQVLHAFFHHELQAAELMAWAVLAFPDAPREFREGLLRIALDEVRHMRLYVGAIERLGHRIGEFAVRDWFWERVPSCPDAASFVAVMGLGLESANLDHSAHFAAAFREAGDEESARVQELVGLEEIAHVRFGVRWFTTLTGGLDFASWRRALPAPLSPLLMRGLPLRRDARARAGQPEDFLDELERWMPDTPGS encoded by the coding sequence GTGAGCGCCGAGCCCCCCCGCGCCGGCAGCGTCGAGCGCTGGGCTTGGGACTACGTGCTCTCGACGTCCCTGGACGAGAAGCTCGCGCCCGCGACGCCGCCGGAGACTTGGGAGCCCGCGCCGCCCGCGCGCCGCATCGACGCGCCCGGGCGCCCCGCCGAGCTCCGAGTCGTGGCGCGCGCCGAGAAGAAGCGCGGCCTCGGCACGCCGCGGGGCCGCGCCCAGGTGCTGCACGCGTTCTTCCACCACGAGCTGCAGGCGGCCGAGCTCATGGCCTGGGCAGTGCTCGCGTTTCCGGACGCGCCGCGCGAGTTCCGCGAAGGCCTCCTGCGCATCGCGCTCGACGAGGTGCGACACATGCGCCTGTACGTCGGGGCCATCGAGCGGCTCGGGCATCGCATCGGCGAGTTCGCGGTGCGCGACTGGTTCTGGGAGCGCGTGCCCTCCTGCCCCGACGCCGCGTCGTTCGTCGCGGTCATGGGCCTGGGCCTGGAGAGCGCGAACCTCGACCACTCCGCGCACTTCGCCGCGGCGTTCCGCGAGGCCGGCGACGAGGAGTCGGCGCGCGTGCAGGAGCTCGTGGGGCTCGAGGAGATCGCCCACGTGCGCTTCGGCGTGCGTTGGTTCACTACCCTGACGGGCGGGCTCGACTTCGCCTCGTGGCGCCGGGCCCTGCCGGCTCCGCTCTCCCCGCTCTTGATGCGCGGCCTCCCCTTGCGCCGCGACGCCCGCGCGCGCGCGGGACAGCCCGAAGACTTCCTCGACGAGCTCGAAAGATGGATGCCGGACACGCCTGGGTCCTGA
- a CDS encoding rhodanese-like domain-containing protein, translating into MLRASIWVVLAALASSAPGCGEDEESGGGRSDAGSDVSASDAPEDSPLDTGSDAPPSDAGADGFDSADAASDEAEAFDSAEAATDAGSDAAEAEAGSGLGAMSVAELAAALPSKTFIMLNVHVPYAGEIPGTDANLDYKDVPSIEAYIGTNKGVDVVLYCYSNSMALSAANALLADGYTKVRYVDGGLAAWKNAGHPVEFHDK; encoded by the coding sequence ATGCTCCGCGCGTCGATCTGGGTGGTGCTGGCAGCGCTGGCGTCGTCCGCGCCGGGCTGCGGCGAGGACGAAGAGTCGGGGGGCGGTCGGTCGGACGCGGGCAGCGACGTGAGCGCGAGCGATGCTCCGGAAGACTCGCCGCTCGACACCGGCTCCGACGCGCCGCCCAGCGACGCCGGGGCCGACGGGTTCGACTCCGCCGACGCGGCGAGCGATGAGGCGGAAGCCTTCGACTCCGCGGAAGCGGCGACCGACGCTGGCAGCGACGCCGCGGAAGCGGAGGCCGGGAGCGGCCTCGGCGCCATGTCCGTCGCTGAGCTCGCGGCCGCCCTGCCGAGCAAGACCTTCATCATGCTCAACGTCCACGTGCCCTACGCCGGCGAGATCCCCGGCACCGACGCGAACCTCGACTACAAGGACGTTCCGAGCATCGAGGCGTACATCGGCACGAACAAGGGCGTGGACGTGGTGCTCTACTGCTACTCGAACTCGATGGCGCTCTCCGCCGCCAACGCGCTCCTGGCCGACGGCTACACGAAGGTGCGCTACGTGGACGGCGGGCTCGCCGCTTGGAAGAACGCCGGTCACCCGGTCGAGTTTCACGACAAGTGA
- a CDS encoding acyl-CoA/acyl-ACP dehydrogenase → MDRPFRPDRRAPDLIRDAGPWLEPPHVTRMRARARDFAARVLEPRALAIDEQAGRPHPIGSADWEVLRAAAREGFLTCMAPRALGGDAARSAEVAAASEELARACGGLALLIGVSSLGLSALLFSLDVGLWVRVVRPAARERLEARERPTLFAWAITEPSSGSDVEHPEGLGRVVAPTWAERVTGGYLLHGRKSFTSNGSIARWIVVHAALDRARPRESWTAFLVDTQRPGFRAVRDELKLGQRASPATETEFDGAFVPELDRIGPEGSGFELTELILAASRAPVGAIATGIARGALEATLAALARLPDAHPASLRQGWVKDVVAEMTTRVHSSRLTYLDAALGFDAQIAPQGWLETGIGSAARGLHAALPERRLKRLTEAGFARFLAKLGRSGKLAAQLARASSAKVACSDAAVWVCDRACDLVPLEAPERRLVDKALRDAKLTQIYEGTNQINRLTLAEIVARTRLPTPRATPASA, encoded by the coding sequence GTGGACCGCCCCTTCAGGCCAGACCGCCGCGCGCCCGACCTTATCCGCGACGCCGGCCCCTGGCTCGAGCCGCCGCACGTCACCCGCATGCGCGCGCGTGCCCGGGATTTCGCCGCGCGCGTGCTCGAGCCGCGGGCGCTCGCCATCGACGAGCAAGCGGGTCGGCCCCACCCCATCGGGAGCGCCGACTGGGAGGTGCTGCGAGCTGCGGCGCGCGAAGGGTTTCTGACCTGCATGGCTCCCCGCGCGCTCGGCGGCGATGCCGCGCGCTCCGCGGAGGTCGCCGCGGCCTCCGAGGAGCTGGCGCGGGCCTGCGGCGGGCTCGCGCTCTTGATCGGCGTGAGCTCGCTGGGGCTGTCCGCGCTGCTCTTCAGCCTGGACGTCGGGCTCTGGGTGCGCGTCGTGCGCCCCGCAGCTCGGGAGCGGCTCGAAGCCCGGGAGCGCCCCACCCTGTTCGCCTGGGCCATCACCGAGCCTTCGAGCGGCTCGGACGTCGAGCACCCGGAGGGCCTCGGCCGCGTCGTGGCGCCGACCTGGGCGGAGCGCGTGACCGGCGGCTACCTGCTCCACGGGCGCAAGAGCTTCACGTCCAACGGGTCGATCGCGCGCTGGATCGTGGTCCACGCGGCGCTCGACCGCGCGCGCCCCCGCGAGTCCTGGACGGCGTTCCTGGTGGACACGCAGCGCCCAGGGTTTCGCGCCGTACGGGACGAGCTCAAGCTGGGGCAGCGCGCCTCGCCGGCCACCGAGACCGAATTCGACGGCGCGTTCGTGCCCGAGCTCGATCGCATCGGACCAGAGGGCTCGGGCTTCGAGCTCACCGAGCTGATCCTGGCGGCGTCACGCGCACCCGTCGGCGCCATCGCCACGGGCATCGCGCGCGGAGCGTTGGAGGCCACACTCGCCGCGCTCGCGAGGTTGCCGGACGCGCATCCTGCGTCCCTGCGACAAGGTTGGGTGAAGGACGTCGTGGCCGAGATGACCACGCGCGTTCACTCGAGCCGCCTCACCTACCTGGATGCGGCGCTCGGGTTCGACGCGCAGATCGCGCCCCAAGGCTGGCTCGAGACCGGCATCGGTTCGGCCGCGAGGGGGCTCCACGCCGCCCTGCCGGAGCGTCGCTTGAAGCGCCTGACCGAGGCCGGCTTCGCTCGCTTCCTGGCGAAGCTCGGCCGCTCGGGGAAGCTCGCCGCGCAGCTCGCGCGGGCGTCGAGCGCGAAGGTCGCCTGCTCCGACGCGGCGGTGTGGGTGTGCGACCGCGCCTGCGATCTGGTCCCCCTCGAGGCGCCCGAACGCCGCCTGGTGGACAAGGCGCTTCGCGACGCGAAGCTCACGCAGATCTACGAGGGCACGAACCAGATCAACCGGCTGACCCTGGCGGAGATCGTGGCGCGGACCCGACTCCCCACGCCTCGCGCAACCCCTGCATCTGCGTGA
- a CDS encoding serine/threonine protein phosphatase: protein MRAVIFYLTTFGYIDGDFDDAEKSFVRGYIGKLVAHRVAGAVPAEDVQLREELTRKFTSHFTEVFEGIDRQVKELFHEAVSAGEKQDAFVHAQLKLRCFEIFKSFDKGGQEQLMDVVDLLINADGQVHPAEAKFRGELLALLEEDLGVELLEDGADRPPVSIHDVLALPPLTENHPFFDQFEHNYVAHPERLLQQVRADEQLMDSFMAALDRQRAAAKGSLAGKQKLSELSGQDPFLDGHVYVCPTKPGEDYELIVIGDLHGCYSCLKAVLMQSDFFGKVAKYRADPAHHPNPKLVLLGDYIDRGMFSYQGVLRSVMQMFVTAPEHVYVLRGNHEYYVEHEGKVYGAVRPSEAMNTLRPHLSQEVFAHYMKLFDAMPTLLLFERFVFVHGGLPRDLTLKQKYKDLSSLNDWDIRFQMMWSDPSSADVIPASLQEQSARFPFGRLQCQAFLQRIGAHTLVRGHEKVDEGFRRVYDDESQLLMTVFSAGGATNDDLPEDSTYRSVTPKALLIRFRNGESKITPLEIDYERYNDPSKNRFFEAPPEIAHRAD from the coding sequence ATGCGCGCGGTCATCTTCTACCTGACGACTTTCGGCTACATCGACGGCGACTTCGACGACGCCGAGAAGTCGTTCGTCCGGGGCTACATCGGCAAGCTCGTCGCGCATCGGGTCGCGGGCGCGGTACCCGCCGAGGACGTGCAGCTACGGGAAGAGCTCACCCGCAAGTTCACCAGCCACTTCACCGAGGTGTTCGAGGGCATCGACCGACAGGTGAAGGAGCTCTTCCACGAAGCCGTGTCCGCTGGCGAGAAGCAGGACGCATTCGTCCACGCCCAGCTCAAGCTGCGCTGCTTCGAGATCTTCAAGAGCTTCGACAAAGGTGGCCAAGAACAGCTGATGGATGTGGTGGACCTCTTGATCAACGCCGACGGCCAGGTCCACCCGGCCGAGGCGAAGTTCCGCGGCGAGCTGTTGGCTCTGCTCGAGGAGGACCTGGGCGTCGAGCTGCTCGAAGACGGGGCCGACAGGCCGCCGGTCTCGATCCACGACGTTCTGGCGCTGCCTCCCTTGACGGAGAACCACCCGTTCTTCGACCAATTCGAGCACAACTACGTCGCGCACCCGGAGCGGCTCTTGCAGCAGGTGCGCGCCGACGAGCAGCTCATGGACAGCTTCATGGCCGCGCTGGACCGGCAACGCGCCGCCGCGAAGGGCTCCTTGGCCGGCAAGCAGAAGCTCAGCGAGCTTTCCGGGCAGGACCCCTTCCTCGACGGCCACGTCTACGTGTGCCCCACCAAGCCCGGCGAGGACTACGAGCTGATCGTCATCGGAGATCTCCACGGCTGCTACAGCTGCCTGAAGGCCGTGCTGATGCAGAGCGATTTCTTCGGCAAGGTGGCCAAATATCGCGCGGATCCCGCGCACCACCCGAACCCCAAGCTGGTGCTGCTCGGGGACTACATCGACCGGGGCATGTTCAGCTACCAGGGCGTGCTGCGCTCGGTGATGCAGATGTTCGTGACCGCGCCGGAGCACGTCTACGTGCTGCGCGGCAACCACGAGTACTACGTGGAGCACGAGGGCAAGGTGTACGGCGCGGTGCGGCCCTCCGAGGCGATGAATACGCTCCGCCCCCACCTTTCCCAGGAGGTGTTCGCCCACTACATGAAGCTCTTCGACGCGATGCCGACGCTGCTGCTCTTCGAGCGCTTCGTCTTCGTGCACGGCGGTCTGCCGCGGGACCTCACGCTGAAGCAGAAGTACAAGGATCTATCCAGCCTCAACGACTGGGACATTCGCTTCCAGATGATGTGGAGCGACCCCTCGAGCGCCGACGTGATCCCCGCCTCGCTCCAGGAGCAGTCGGCACGCTTCCCCTTCGGACGGCTCCAGTGCCAGGCGTTCCTGCAGCGCATCGGCGCTCACACGCTGGTCCGCGGGCACGAGAAGGTCGACGAGGGTTTCCGGCGCGTCTACGACGACGAGAGCCAACTCCTGATGACCGTCTTCTCCGCCGGCGGCGCCACCAACGACGACCTGCCGGAGGACAGCACCTACCGCAGCGTGACCCCGAAGGCGCTGCTGATCCGCTTCAGGAACGGCGAGAGCAAGATCACCCCGCTCGAGATCGACTACGAGCGCTACAACGATCCGAGCAAGAACCGCTTCTTCGAAGCGCCCCCCGAGATCGCGCACCGGGCGGATTGA